The nucleotide window GGAATAACCTTTATAGGGCTTGGCGATGATGAGTGATGGGCGAACTGAGAAGTGATGATGGTAGGTGATCTCTGAGCCAATCCGGATCGGGATGAGGAGTTCAGCCTAGGCTGAGGCGTGATGAGGGAGTGACGGACTGACCGATTTAGACTTAGATTAGGCTAACGAAATGAAAGCTTAATAAACCGCTTTTCTTTTCCAGTCACGATGGAAGAAGAGCTCAAACCATTGATTGTGAGCATAATCGGTAATACAGTCCTGGGCGTAGTTAAGCTAGTTGTTGGACTTTTTAATTTGAGCATAGCCCTAATTTCCGACGGAATCCACTCACTAAGCGATACCGTAACTAGCGTAGTTGGCTTCGTTGGGGTAAAACTTTCCAAGAAGCCTCCGGACGAGAGCCATCCTTTCGGACACTCAAGATTTGAGCCACTCTTCGCCTTCTTCATGGGCGAGCTTCTGATTGTTGTGGCCTATGAGATAGCCAGGGATTCCCTGGGAAGAATGCTCTCTAGGGAGACTATAAGGCTAACTCCCACCATGGTTATCGTTGCGCTACTCTCCATCCTGGTGAAGGAATTAATGACGAGGTATGCGCTTTCGGTAGGAAAAAGACTCGACAACAAGATAATAATAGCAGATGCTTATCATCACAGGAGTGATGTTCTCAGCACGATCGTTGTTCTTGTTGGCTTTGGACTGCAAAGGTTAGGGATTTGGTTCGGCGATGCACTAGCTGGGTTCGTTGTGGCGTTATTTGTGGGCAAAGTTGGCGTGGAGATACTGCTGGAGAACGTGAATTATCTAACCGGAAGGGCTCCTCCTTACGAAGTGTGCAAGAAAATAGAAGAGGTAGCGAGAAGCGTTGATGGCGTCCTGGGTGTTCACGATCTTCGGGCTCACTACGTAGGGACAAAGCTTCACGTTGAGCTACACATAGAAGTTTCCCCAGAGACCTCACTAAAGAAAGCCCATGATATAAGTGAAGAAGTCAAGAGAAAGGTTGAGAGCTTACCGGAGGTTAGCGAAGCGTTCATTCACGTGGATATTAGGGAATAATAACACGTGGAGGTATTGCTTGTATTGAACTTATTCACTCTTGGATACTTCGTATCTTCCAAGGTTGATTTACGAGCATTATAAATCGAAGGTCGGGGGATCGCTTTATCCATGATAACCCTTGGAATGCTGTTTGAATTGCAAGACTTGTGGATGCAACTTTCTAAGAACGTTCCGTTTAGCGTTCAAAGCTTGTTCTGGGGTTTCTTCGCCGGAAACATGGTTGCTTTATTGTATTACGGGATGATTGGAGTAGGTAAAGTTTCCATAAAGGCTGGGAGAGCTATTGGAAGGGCTTACCACGAGGTCAAGGCTTTGAGGAAGGAAGAGGTGAGGTTAGAGAAAGAGGAGAAGAGAGAGCTGGAGGATTTGAAGAAGGTGAAGAAGGATTTAGATGAGGCGAGGAAGGACGTTGAAAGAAGGCTCGAGGAGCTTGAGAGGAAGCTGGCGAAGGACGTTAAGGTCGAAGAATTAGACATAAAGGAGGTCTTGGACTACATCCGGGAGGCTCAGGGAATCCTCCAGGATTACATGAGAAAGCTCGGATCCTTCAGATACAGGTTGATGCCAGATAGGTTGAGGGAAATTGGAGAAGAGATGACGAAGGAGTTGAAAGAGAAGGCGAAGGATCCTCTGAAGAAGGTCGAGTCCCAGACGAAGAGGGTGATAGATGACATAGAGAAGTCCCTTGATGTCGTGAGGGACTTGGAGAAGGACTTGAGGAAGATGCTACAAGATACCAGGATATCGCTGGACGACTTGAGGAGATACCTCGAGGAGTTCTCGAGGTTTTCCCAGGACTTTGGAAGGATAGTGGGAGAATATGAGAGGATAGAGGAAAGCTTGGTTAGCTTTGAAAGGGATATCTCAGAGAGAACTCACCTCTCGGAGGTTCTGAGCGAGGAGGGGAAGCTTAGGCTTCTCAAGGATGCGTCAGACAACTTGAAGGAGGTAGTTTCAGAGACGAGGAGAGCCTTTGCAGAGGTTCACAGGCTGTCCCAAACGATTTCAGGATTAAGGTTCGACGAGGCTAAGCTAAAGAGGTTGGAGGATTACTTGGAGGGCTTGCTGAGGAAGGAAAGTTATTCTGAGAGGTTGGCAAAGGTTACTTTGAAGCAGATAGAGAAGATCAAGAAGCAGTTCATAGCCTTTGAGGACGTTCAGTTCGTTGATTTGAAAAAAGCTAAGGCTCCCTTACTTAAAAGATATAACTAAACATTTAGAGAAAGAGGAAGGAAGAATCGAAAAGGTTGAGAAAGATATAAAGGATATTGAGAAGGTTTTCGTCGAGCACAAGATCAAGGATTACGCCAAGGCTTTGGATCCCCTGAGAAGAGCCATAGATAACCTAAGAAAGCTCTCGGAAGAGTTCTCAACCGTGGATAAGGGAATTAGAGCGAACATAGTAGGTATTAGGAGGATGGATATCGAAGATACGATAAGAACTGTAGATAAGATCAAGGCGAGGGCTCACAGCGTATTGGAGCACCTGATGAAATTAGCTTACAACGAGTCTATGAGGTATAGAAAAGCTCACATAAAGATATTGAATGAACTAAGGAACTTGTATAATTCTGTAGTTTCGATGGAGATAAGAACTGGGTTGAGAGATATTCTCAGGAGAAGAGTTTTATCGGCTAAAAAGGCTATTCCCGGAAAGCCAAGGGCTACTCCATAACTCCTAACTTTTTCAAGTACTCCTCAGTCTTCTTAGCTATTACTTTCGCGAAATCAGGAAGTAATTCATTCTCAAATTTATCCATAAGTCTTCGATATTCGTATCTATCTCTTTTGCTTCCAATTCCCCCGTTCTTAATCTCGGTATAAATTGCGATTCCATCCCCTAATATAGTGCCATTTCTATCCAGAAGTTTTCTCCAGAGCTCTGGGTCGTAGTGCTTTATCCCCTCCTTGTAGGGGGTGAAGGCGTATTTATCCAAGAACTCCACGAGCCTCTGGAACTCCGGGACTTGGCTCAAAGGCTTCTCGAGGAACTCTTCAAACCTTCTATAAACTTCCCTCGCCTTTCCTTGATTCAACAGGTAATCGAAAGTCTCCAAAGCTGTATCCGCTACATTCCCGGGCTTAACGAAGTCGAAGTAAGTCGGATCCCTCCTATATAATTCATAAACCACCGCAGCAACAACAAGATCGTCCAACATTTTTGGAGCTATATCATACTCTCCAGAGAGGAGATCATCTATACTCTCCCTCATATGTCTATCAAAATACGGCTCAGCGTGGTA belongs to Pyrococcus abyssi GE5 and includes:
- a CDS encoding cation diffusion facilitator family transporter; amino-acid sequence: MEEELKPLIVSIIGNTVLGVVKLVVGLFNLSIALISDGIHSLSDTVTSVVGFVGVKLSKKPPDESHPFGHSRFEPLFAFFMGELLIVVAYEIARDSLGRMLSRETIRLTPTMVIVALLSILVKELMTRYALSVGKRLDNKIIIADAYHHRSDVLSTIVVLVGFGLQRLGIWFGDALAGFVVALFVGKVGVEILLENVNYLTGRAPPYEVCKKIEEVARSVDGVLGVHDLRAHYVGTKLHVELHIEVSPETSLKKAHDISEEVKRKVESLPEVSEAFIHVDIRE
- a CDS encoding coiled-coil domain-containing protein; this translates as MITLGMLFELQDLWMQLSKNVPFSVQSLFWGFFAGNMVALLYYGMIGVGKVSIKAGRAIGRAYHEVKALRKEEVRLEKEEKRELEDLKKVKKDLDEARKDVERRLEELERKLAKDVKVEELDIKEVLDYIREAQGILQDYMRKLGSFRYRLMPDRLREIGEEMTKELKEKAKDPLKKVESQTKRVIDDIEKSLDVVRDLEKDLRKMLQDTRISLDDLRRYLEEFSRFSQDFGRIVGEYERIEESLVSFERDISERTHLSEVLSEEGKLRLLKDASDNLKEVVSETRRAFAEVHRLSQTISGLRFDEAKLKRLEDYLEGLLRKESYSERLAKVTLKQIEKIKKQFIAFEDVQFVDLKKAKAPLLKRYN